The following coding sequences lie in one Mycoplasma tauri genomic window:
- the ruvB gene encoding Holliday junction branch migration DNA helicase RuvB: MNQLLLRPSNFNEFIGQDKLLITLKTMIEGSKHRKETLDHILFYGPPGTGKTTLASIIGNELKKKVHYLQGSLLEKKSDVLSVFANINEHDIVFIDEIHSINKNVEEIIYNAMEDFKIDLIIGPEGNSKVMRMNIKPFTLVGATTKINLLSQPFKDRFGFLARLSQYDNNQIVKILEKSSTKMNITSDDGVLKLISEYSRGTPRIANHLLKRSYDFAIKNNNKKISIQDAKNAFKHLELYNLGLNKEHIEYLSLLKESFYNKFISIDSLSGILNINKENLINDIEPHLLFLQLIEKSPRGRKITTKGVDYLLKNKY; encoded by the coding sequence ATGAATCAGCTTCTACTTAGGCCATCCAATTTTAATGAATTTATAGGCCAGGATAAACTATTAATAACACTAAAAACTATGATAGAAGGATCAAAGCATCGAAAAGAAACGCTTGATCATATATTATTTTATGGGCCGCCCGGAACAGGAAAAACAACGTTAGCTTCAATCATTGGAAATGAATTAAAAAAGAAAGTACATTATTTGCAAGGATCATTGCTTGAAAAAAAGTCTGATGTTTTAAGTGTTTTCGCCAACATTAATGAACATGATATAGTTTTTATTGATGAAATTCATAGCATAAACAAAAATGTTGAAGAAATAATTTATAACGCTATGGAAGATTTTAAAATCGACTTAATTATAGGACCAGAGGGAAATTCTAAAGTAATGAGAATGAATATTAAACCATTCACATTAGTAGGAGCTACTACAAAAATTAATCTGTTAAGTCAACCATTTAAAGATAGATTTGGTTTTTTAGCTAGATTAAGCCAGTATGATAATAATCAAATTGTTAAAATTTTAGAAAAAAGTAGCACAAAAATGAATATTACATCAGACGATGGGGTATTAAAATTAATATCTGAATACTCCAGGGGCACTCCTAGAATAGCAAATCATCTTTTAAAAAGATCTTATGATTTTGCCATCAAAAATAACAACAAAAAAATCAGTATACAAGATGCTAAAAATGCCTTTAAACATCTTGAATTATATAATTTAGGACTGAATAAGGAACACATAGAATACTTATCACTTCTTAAGGAATCTTTCTATAATAAATTTATTTCAATTGATTCTCTTTCTGGAATTTTAAATATTAATAAGGAAAACTTAATTAATGATATTGAACCTCATTTACTATTTTTACAACTAATAGAAAAATCTCCTCGAGGTAGAAAAATTACAACTAAAGGTGTTGATTATTTGTTAAAGAATAAATATTAA
- a CDS encoding DUF2179 domain-containing protein, producing the protein MYNLPEPDKNKQKTEKKTKKRINLLATSEINRVKVSEKLLHFSFLHTLTKFWQQAIAVAIICFLFSFFGMLLIQNTGLYGLGVDAISHGGARLAAFLVVHNGGTEQNARITFNVLFWAINFIINIPMFIFASVKINKQFALLTTLFMLFTTIFGIAISSIPGTEDWFIFGRLLDKEYNTKNDIIQITTWAVNYTNNPNNPVSVMFYGLLWAIIQGALAVALLIVNSSTAGFDIFVVWYSQKKFKNLGIVYIIIHIISLVFSNFIGTYIPAALEKDNWSIDIFFNASFASSFVLILVNGIVVDILFPKYRMVKIEIYTKKPNEIMDKIFALKDKRYAVTVANFKGGYNKEAQPVLIINTMYIESKTALSIVDQVDPNAMIYMFDIHKMRGHVYMSSTVNKE; encoded by the coding sequence ATGTATAACTTACCAGAACCAGATAAAAACAAACAAAAAACTGAAAAAAAGACAAAAAAAAGAATAAATTTATTAGCTACAAGCGAAATAAATAGAGTTAAAGTTAGTGAAAAATTACTACATTTTTCTTTCTTGCATACTTTAACTAAATTTTGACAACAAGCAATAGCTGTAGCGATTATTTGCTTTTTATTTTCGTTTTTTGGAATGCTTTTAATTCAAAATACAGGTCTTTATGGACTCGGTGTTGATGCAATTAGCCATGGAGGGGCTCGTTTAGCTGCTTTTTTAGTTGTTCATAATGGAGGAACAGAACAGAATGCTAGAATTACATTTAATGTTTTGTTCTGGGCTATAAACTTTATTATAAATATCCCTATGTTTATTTTTGCATCGGTAAAAATAAACAAACAATTTGCACTTTTAACAACTTTATTTATGTTGTTTACGACCATTTTTGGTATAGCAATAAGTAGTATACCAGGCACAGAAGATTGATTTATTTTTGGTAGATTATTAGACAAAGAATACAACACTAAAAATGATATTATTCAGATTACTACATGGGCAGTTAACTACACCAATAATCCAAATAACCCTGTTTCTGTTATGTTTTATGGTCTTTTATGGGCAATTATTCAAGGTGCACTTGCTGTTGCATTATTAATAGTCAATTCATCAACTGCAGGATTTGATATTTTTGTTGTTTGATATTCTCAAAAGAAATTTAAAAACTTAGGAATTGTTTATATTATTATTCATATTATAAGTTTGGTGTTTTCTAATTTTATAGGAACTTATATTCCGGCAGCGCTTGAAAAAGATAATTGAAGTATAGATATATTTTTCAATGCCAGCTTTGCTAGTTCATTTGTATTAATTTTAGTTAATGGTATTGTGGTTGATATTTTATTTCCAAAATATAGAATGGTTAAAATTGAAATTTACACAAAGAAACCAAATGAAATTATGGACAAAATTTTTGCACTTAAAGATAAACGATATGCTGTTACAGTTGCTAATTTTAAGGGCGGGTACAATAAAGAAGCGCAACCAGTCTTAATTATTAATACTATGTACATAGAATCTAAAACCGCTCTTTCTATTGTCGATCAAGTGGATCCTAATGCTATGATATATATGTTTGATATACATAAAATGAGGGGTCATGTTTATATGTCTAGTACTGTAAATAAGGAATAA
- a CDS encoding CNNM domain-containing protein — protein sequence MPDYLKVICVAGLIILIVFSGVFSACETAYTSINPGKIEAMVQNKEFGAKAIKKQHKFFNQLLSTILICNNIVNIAASSIMSYLLTEWWLNGHGDVESYTVIISTAVMTPLIVLFGEITPKLIAKKHPIGVAKVFCYFIELFFYVFWIFTFPISKIGKNIYITNAEKDVKGLIHVAQNEGVLETNESIMAQNALDLDSTKVSKHFIRIKDVEYVNYNDSVSDAIAIFKETNYSRLPVRKNDTYIGIIHLKDIFFLSKGKVINYLKPIPRVSKNTNLSLALEKMRSEKAQMAFVTDNNYSDIAIGIITIEDIIEEIIGEIYDEFDNDEWEDFFEISLELFHASGKLKMKDVINRIGLNVEDISDEEKDLTIYEFIRKRVGYEPRKNTRYSFDDIHLRVLAINNRKNFDAKIEIELGNKTGLNDEETYEYNDSDK from the coding sequence ATGCCCGATTACCTGAAAGTTATATGTGTTGCAGGACTAATAATATTAATTGTATTTAGTGGTGTTTTTTCAGCTTGTGAAACTGCATATACATCTATAAACCCAGGAAAAATTGAAGCTATGGTTCAAAATAAAGAATTTGGAGCCAAAGCCATCAAGAAGCAACATAAATTTTTTAATCAACTACTTAGTACGATTTTAATTTGTAATAATATTGTTAATATTGCTGCATCATCTATAATGTCTTATTTACTTACTGAATGATGATTAAATGGTCATGGAGATGTTGAAAGTTATACAGTTATTATTTCAACAGCAGTTATGACTCCATTGATAGTTTTATTTGGTGAAATTACACCCAAACTCATTGCTAAAAAACATCCAATTGGCGTGGCAAAAGTTTTTTGTTACTTTATTGAATTATTTTTCTATGTGTTTTGAATTTTTACCTTTCCAATTAGCAAGATTGGTAAAAATATTTACATAACAAATGCTGAAAAAGATGTTAAAGGTTTAATTCATGTTGCTCAAAATGAAGGTGTTTTAGAAACTAATGAAAGTATTATGGCCCAAAATGCTCTTGACTTAGATAGTACAAAAGTTTCAAAACACTTTATAAGAATAAAAGATGTTGAATATGTAAACTATAACGATAGTGTATCAGATGCAATTGCAATTTTTAAGGAAACAAATTATAGTCGCTTACCTGTTAGAAAAAATGACACATACATAGGAATAATTCACCTTAAAGATATATTCTTTTTATCTAAAGGTAAAGTTATTAATTATTTAAAACCTATTCCAAGAGTGTCAAAGAATACTAATTTATCACTTGCTCTTGAAAAAATGCGTAGTGAAAAAGCTCAAATGGCTTTTGTTACTGACAATAATTATAGTGATATAGCAATTGGGATTATTACCATTGAAGATATTATAGAAGAGATTATTGGCGAAATTTATGATGAGTTTGACAATGATGAATGAGAGGACTTTTTTGAAATAAGTCTCGAACTTTTTCATGCTTCTGGAAAACTCAAAATGAAAGATGTTATAAATCGTATAGGTCTTAATGTTGAAGACATAAGTGATGAAGAAAAAGATTTAACAATTTATGAATTCATTAGAAAAAGAGTCGGGTATGAACCTAGAAAGAATACAAGATATTCTTTTGATGACATACACCTTCGTGTCTTGGCAATTAATAATAGAAAGAATTTTGATGCTAAGATTGAAATTGAATTAGGCAATAAAACAGGCTTAAACGACGAAGAAACATATGAATATAATGATTCTGATAAATAG
- a CDS encoding YcsE-related riboflavin metabolism phosphatase codes for MDNKKLLENIKLMAFDIDGTLLQHGQLEFNNEIIDMFKKLKQNNIKTIIATAREFVTIGKLLNKANMVDYFVGANGAFVYSLAQNKIIYERTIKFDDFKFLYEFFINYKPCDSFMLTDNNYGFKSPNMDTNTWFLRPHTEKLIEMDYEKINKEHIHIITIGCKSAEDSQKCSDMAKKIINENNLDLEITAKWSKGVFIAKKGTTKSHTLQWLCDYLGYKQSDNMMAFGDSSNDYEMLRDSAYGVSMQRANDWVKSVANDIAIDCEHNGVKEKIKELGFIN; via the coding sequence ATGGATAATAAAAAATTATTAGAAAATATAAAATTGATGGCATTTGATATTGACGGCACGCTTTTGCAGCATGGTCAACTTGAATTTAATAATGAAATAATAGATATGTTTAAAAAATTAAAACAAAATAATATTAAAACAATTATAGCTACTGCAAGAGAATTTGTAACAATAGGAAAGCTATTAAATAAAGCAAACATGGTAGATTATTTTGTTGGTGCTAATGGTGCATTTGTATATTCTCTTGCTCAAAATAAAATTATTTATGAAAGAACCATTAAATTTGACGATTTTAAATTTCTTTATGAATTTTTTATAAATTATAAACCTTGTGATAGTTTTATGCTTACGGATAATAATTATGGATTTAAATCTCCAAATATGGATACAAATACTTGATTTTTAAGACCACATACTGAAAAGCTTATTGAAATGGACTACGAAAAAATAAACAAAGAACATATTCATATCATTACTATAGGATGTAAAAGTGCTGAAGACAGCCAAAAATGCTCAGACATGGCCAAAAAAATAATTAATGAGAATAATTTGGATCTTGAAATAACTGCAAAATGAAGTAAGGGTGTCTTTATTGCTAAAAAAGGTACCACAAAATCACATACACTACAATGGTTGTGTGATTACTTAGGTTATAAACAAAGTGATAATATGATGGCTTTTGGAGATAGTTCAAATGATTATGAAATGTTAAGAGACTCAGCTTATGGTGTTTCTATGCAAAGAGCTAATGATTGAGTAAAAAGCGTTGCTAATGATATCGCTATAGATTGTGAACACAATGGTGTTAAAGAAAAAATAAAGGAATTAGGTTTTATTAATTAA
- a CDS encoding FAD synthase, whose amino-acid sequence MSFNVFSFDRLPKFNKPIYLIGVFESFHLGHNALYEKAKEIKKNSNSDRDIVIVFFKDIENMPKSISGYIFSDFENRIQEFANIGFKNGIYLEFSKIWNLEADAFIDKLLTKQNKDNFNIVIGEDFRFGARAKGNPDFLINKLGKDKVSIVPTLHVGSGIKISTSFIKKCIEIGDIELINSLNLYLYSFNIELKRNEDSAIVEKPKNLIPLRNANYLCLIEIDKMTYYAVLKYDSENLEVRFLDFKIKNWEKMKARIKIIKPIRFFTDINDEIISNEDLKNAKFFLLNNGGKLW is encoded by the coding sequence ATGAGTTTTAATGTTTTTAGCTTTGATAGATTGCCTAAATTTAACAAACCTATCTATTTAATAGGCGTTTTTGAAAGTTTCCACCTAGGACATAATGCATTATATGAGAAAGCAAAAGAAATTAAAAAGAATTCTAACTCTGACAGAGATATAGTAATTGTATTTTTTAAAGACATAGAAAATATGCCAAAATCAATAAGTGGTTACATATTTAGTGACTTCGAAAATAGAATTCAAGAATTTGCAAATATTGGTTTTAAAAATGGAATTTACTTGGAATTTTCTAAAATTTGGAATTTAGAGGCAGATGCTTTTATTGATAAACTACTTACAAAACAAAATAAGGACAATTTTAACATAGTTATTGGTGAAGACTTTAGATTCGGTGCAAGAGCTAAAGGAAACCCCGATTTTCTAATCAACAAACTAGGGAAAGACAAAGTATCTATAGTACCAACATTACATGTTGGATCTGGTATAAAAATTTCTACAAGCTTCATAAAAAAGTGCATTGAAATTGGAGACATTGAACTAATAAATTCGTTAAATTTATATCTTTATTCATTTAATATTGAGTTAAAAAGAAACGAAGATAGTGCTATTGTTGAAAAACCCAAGAATTTAATTCCGCTTAGAAATGCAAATTATTTGTGTTTGATTGAAATAGATAAAATGACTTATTATGCTGTTTTAAAGTATGATAGTGAAAATTTAGAAGTGCGCTTCTTAGACTTTAAAATTAAAAATTGAGAAAAAATGAAAGCAAGAATAAAAATAATAAAACCAATTAGATTTTTCACTGATATTAATGATGAAATAATTTCAAATGAAGATTTAAAAAATGCTAAATTTTTTTTGTTGAATAATGGCGGGAAACTGTGATAA
- a CDS encoding MIP/aquaporin family protein produces MFRFYHFSKASRENAKEPNDLLTWSINLISEFFGTIFISIAFAGLSILINGRKLGSYMLNDVVVGFYAGFAVIGPASLFFGHWSADMNPINSIYKIINGRDTVLYGMSKIIVQFFGGISAGLMIYTIGTWTNDGNAANIAISAVEVAKKDFLKWNNTGQSALIGGSGWIFFGELIVAAIFLFPSFTPRLNGRNEKYRTIMKMFIFSLCVWTGSLIGSTAINPARGLAQQIPALFFGIKDGSTLHGQTDLILSTIFLVLGGCFAPLFYALVQGFTETYFNPLINKIFYYHNRSKLFMISNKDKLKLKKNKKNINNKQKYE; encoded by the coding sequence ATGTTTCGTTTTTATCACTTTTCAAAAGCAAGTCGAGAAAATGCTAAAGAGCCTAATGATTTATTAACGTGATCTATTAATTTAATTAGTGAATTTTTTGGCACTATATTCATTTCTATAGCATTTGCTGGTTTATCAATTTTGATAAATGGCAGGAAATTAGGCAGTTATATGCTAAATGATGTTGTAGTTGGATTTTATGCAGGTTTTGCTGTTATAGGCCCAGCTTCATTGTTTTTTGGACATTGAAGTGCTGATATGAATCCAATAAATAGCATTTATAAAATTATCAATGGCAGAGACACAGTTTTATATGGAATGAGCAAAATAATAGTTCAATTTTTTGGTGGTATATCTGCAGGATTAATGATTTATACTATTGGGACATGAACTAATGATGGCAATGCTGCAAATATAGCTATAAGTGCTGTTGAAGTTGCCAAGAAAGATTTTCTTAAATGGAACAATACTGGACAAAGTGCATTAATTGGAGGCTCTGGTTGAATTTTCTTTGGAGAGCTAATTGTTGCAGCTATTTTCTTGTTTCCTTCTTTTACACCAAGGCTTAATGGAAGAAATGAAAAATATAGAACAATTATGAAAATGTTTATTTTTTCACTTTGTGTTTGAACAGGAAGTCTCATTGGTTCAACAGCAATAAACCCTGCTAGAGGTTTGGCTCAGCAAATACCAGCACTATTTTTTGGAATTAAAGATGGATCTACACTTCACGGACAAACTGATTTAATACTTTCTACTATTTTTCTAGTACTTGGTGGATGTTTTGCCCCTCTCTTTTATGCTTTAGTTCAAGGTTTTACAGAAACATATTTTAACCCTTTAATCAATAAAATTTTCTATTATCATAATAGAAGTAAATTATTTATGATTTCAAATAAAGATAAGTTAAAACTTAAAAAAAATAAAAAAAATATTAACAATAAACAAAAATATGAATAG
- the truB gene encoding tRNA pseudouridine(55) synthase TruB produces the protein MFYLLNKSKGESSFSSIRKFSKKINAKKVGHTGTLDPLATGLLLVATEDDTKLIQFICHEDKTYRTLIQFGQQTDTFDSEGTIINTSKYKINDHDINKIKSWLENQKFQIPPIYSAKKINGVKSYDLARKGKEVSLKPQEIKIIDSKIIEFNYESQTLWLELKVSKGTYIRSIVNDLGIFLNSYAYMKELVRTAIGNLSLDNLEENEYTKIDSKMLFNIPFFEPNEKQTKDLINGKIIKNDKGLLNGDYLLINKKIIWGIITLKNEYIKVKKIFGNKIKELKYG, from the coding sequence ATGTTTTATCTATTAAATAAATCTAAAGGTGAATCATCTTTTAGTTCAATTAGAAAATTTTCTAAAAAAATAAATGCCAAAAAAGTTGGACATACAGGAACTCTTGATCCACTTGCTACAGGTTTATTGCTAGTAGCTACTGAAGATGACACAAAACTTATACAGTTTATTTGTCACGAAGACAAAACTTACAGAACATTAATTCAATTTGGACAACAAACAGATACATTTGATAGTGAAGGTACAATAATAAATACTTCAAAATATAAAATTAATGACCATGATATTAATAAAATCAAATCCTGACTAGAAAATCAAAAATTCCAAATTCCTCCTATTTACAGTGCCAAAAAGATAAATGGAGTTAAAAGCTATGACTTAGCTCGCAAAGGAAAAGAGGTTTCATTAAAACCTCAAGAAATAAAAATTATAGATTCAAAAATAATTGAATTTAATTATGAATCACAAACATTATGGCTAGAATTAAAAGTTTCAAAAGGCACTTATATTAGAAGTATTGTAAATGATCTGGGTATTTTCTTAAATTCATACGCCTATATGAAAGAATTAGTTAGAACAGCAATAGGAAATCTTAGTCTAGATAATTTAGAAGAAAATGAATATACAAAAATTGATTCTAAAATGCTATTTAATATACCATTTTTTGAACCAAATGAAAAACAAACAAAAGATTTAATAAATGGCAAAATCATAAAAAATGACAAAGGATTATTAAATGGTGATTATCTCTTAATAAATAAAAAGATAATATGAGGGATTATAACTTTAAAAAATGAGTATATAAAAGTAAAAAAGATATTCGGAAACAAAATAAAGGAACTTAAATATGGATAA
- the rpsO gene encoding 30S ribosomal protein S15, whose product MITKEQKAQIVAKYGQSKKDTGNIFVQIAILTAEIEDLKKHFQANPKDNHSKRGFLAKITKRRILLQHLKNEDLELYSKVLNELNLRK is encoded by the coding sequence ATGATTACAAAAGAACAAAAAGCTCAAATCGTTGCTAAATATGGTCAAAGTAAAAAAGACACAGGTAATATTTTCGTTCAAATAGCTATTTTGACAGCTGAAATCGAAGATCTTAAAAAACATTTTCAAGCAAACCCAAAAGATAACCACTCAAAAAGAGGTTTCTTAGCTAAAATTACAAAACGTAGAATTTTATTACAACATCTTAAAAATGAAGATCTTGAACTTTACTCAAAAGTTCTTAATGAATTAAACCTTAGAAAATAG
- the argS gene encoding arginine--tRNA ligase — protein MNKLEFKEKLLKKIQEIANELGIEKEVFLIEPKGHADLTTNMAMGNKGRDPHILANEIISRLNSKELGLEKIEVAGPGFINFYVDNNFFVKAVNEIIKFGKKYGKGNKKGKINIEFVSANPTGFLHVGHARNAAIGSSIANIVEFAGYDVVREYYINDSGNQINVLANSVWARYQQFFNSKFPMPEEAYNGADIIWCAKQLKKKYNDKFAGKIINKEIFEKIKSEAVELFMQKNKNILKKFGVWFDVFFSEKTLYSDNEAKIKEAIRGLDNTFEQDGALWLKTTIHGDDKDRVLIKSDKSYTYFMPDIAYHKNKFERMGKGSIIMNVWGADHSGYIKRMQCAMQDLGQDSDNLIVLCMQLVRLVRNGEEFKMSKRRGTSFFLSEFIKMVGKDSARFLLLDRTYNSKLDFDIDLATNKTNDNPVILIQYANARAYSLLSKSSLNSKKFQAKKITTEFDTKLISTLLEFPEIIEKSAEKYITHLLTQYLVKLAKEFNSWYSNSPKFIGNENEESLMAIAKAVNITLENGMRLLAVSTPHKM, from the coding sequence ATGAATAAGTTAGAATTTAAAGAAAAATTGCTTAAAAAAATACAAGAAATAGCTAATGAATTAGGTATAGAAAAAGAAGTTTTTTTGATTGAACCTAAAGGTCATGCTGATTTAACTACTAATATGGCTATGGGAAATAAAGGAAGAGATCCGCATATATTGGCTAATGAAATAATATCTAGATTGAATTCTAAAGAATTAGGGCTTGAGAAAATTGAAGTTGCTGGCCCTGGCTTTATTAATTTTTATGTAGATAATAATTTCTTTGTTAAAGCTGTTAATGAAATTATTAAGTTTGGTAAAAAATATGGCAAAGGCAATAAAAAAGGCAAGATAAATATAGAATTTGTTTCGGCTAATCCAACGGGTTTTTTACATGTTGGACATGCACGTAATGCTGCTATTGGTAGTTCAATAGCTAACATAGTTGAATTTGCTGGTTATGATGTCGTAAGAGAATATTATATAAATGATTCAGGCAATCAAATTAATGTTTTAGCAAATAGTGTTTGAGCTAGATATCAACAATTTTTTAATTCTAAATTTCCAATGCCAGAAGAAGCTTACAATGGCGCTGACATAATTTGATGTGCAAAACAGTTAAAGAAAAAATATAATGATAAATTTGCAGGAAAAATAATAAACAAAGAAATATTTGAAAAAATAAAATCTGAAGCTGTTGAATTGTTTATGCAAAAAAACAAAAATATACTTAAAAAATTCGGAGTATGATTTGATGTGTTTTTTAGTGAAAAAACTTTGTATTCTGATAATGAAGCAAAGATTAAGGAAGCTATTAGAGGTTTAGATAATACTTTTGAACAAGACGGTGCTTTATGGTTAAAAACCACTATTCATGGAGATGATAAAGATCGTGTTTTAATCAAAAGTGACAAGAGTTACACATATTTTATGCCCGATATTGCTTATCATAAGAATAAATTTGAGCGTATGGGAAAAGGTTCAATTATTATGAATGTTTGAGGGGCTGATCATTCTGGATATATTAAAAGAATGCAGTGTGCTATGCAAGATTTAGGACAAGACTCTGATAATTTGATAGTACTTTGCATGCAACTTGTAAGATTAGTTAGAAATGGTGAAGAATTCAAAATGTCAAAAAGAAGAGGAACTAGTTTCTTCCTTTCAGAATTTATTAAAATGGTTGGCAAAGATTCTGCAAGATTCTTGCTTCTTGATAGAACATATAATTCTAAATTGGATTTTGACATAGATCTTGCTACAAACAAAACCAATGATAATCCTGTAATTTTAATACAATATGCTAATGCAAGAGCTTATTCATTATTGAGTAAATCATCATTAAATTCTAAGAAATTTCAGGCAAAAAAAATTACTACTGAATTTGATACAAAACTTATTTCTACATTGTTAGAATTTCCAGAAATTATTGAAAAATCTGCTGAAAAATATATTACGCATCTTTTAACACAATATTTAGTTAAGCTAGCAAAAGAATTTAATTCATGATATTCAAATAGCCCAAAATTTATTGGTAATGAAAATGAAGAATCACTGATGGCCATTGCGAAAGCAGTTAATATAACTTTAGAGAATGGAATGAGATTGCTCGCAGTATCTACACCGCACAAAATGTAA
- the ruvA gene encoding Holliday junction branch migration protein RuvA: MILYRIGEVIHKNNSNLIFESQGVGYSVIFPNHERINNNQKCKLYLFEIKNDYYWATYAFKDFKERLLFIDLISLNGIGPKAAFNILNQGFEKVSALIAQGNIEALVEIPYLNQKSARLICAELQQKWSKMINPKVTENINLSVGKLNEAKDTLKMLGFKTKQIDNALAQISTSANLEEMIEEAIKLMSVNNYESAST, translated from the coding sequence ATGATTTTATATAGAATTGGTGAAGTAATTCACAAAAATAACTCAAATTTAATTTTTGAAAGTCAAGGAGTTGGTTATTCGGTTATATTTCCAAATCATGAAAGGATAAATAATAATCAAAAATGTAAATTGTATCTTTTTGAAATAAAAAATGATTATTATTGAGCTACTTATGCTTTTAAAGATTTTAAAGAAAGATTATTATTTATTGATCTTATTTCATTAAATGGAATTGGACCAAAAGCAGCATTTAATATTCTTAATCAAGGTTTTGAAAAAGTTTCTGCATTAATTGCACAAGGGAACATAGAGGCCTTGGTTGAAATACCTTATTTGAATCAAAAATCTGCAAGATTAATATGTGCAGAATTACAACAAAAATGATCAAAAATGATCAATCCAAAGGTTACTGAAAACATTAATCTATCAGTTGGAAAATTAAATGAAGCCAAGGACACTTTAAAAATGTTGGGTTTTAAAACGAAACAAATAGATAATGCGCTGGCCCAAATTTCTACATCTGCAAATTTGGAAGAAATGATTGAAGAAGCAATTAAACTAATGTCTGTTAATAATTATGAATCAGCTTCTACTTAG